The window CAAAACATAATTTTTGGCCTTACTGTCTTTTGGAGGCTCAAAGCACTTGGTATGGTTTTTCTCATCTTTGTAAGATTTGCTCATTAAAAATGGAGAACTGGTCAAAATCACAAAAATCCAAATGCCAATACACACAAACCTGGCTTTTTTCTGTGTAACCAGATTAATGTTCTGGACCGGGAAAACAATTGCAACACACCGGAAAAAGCTCATGGCTGTCATAAAGAAGATGCTACAGTAGAGGTTGACATACAAGGCATAAGTGCTGAGGCGGCACAAAAAGTCACCAAAGAACCAAATGCCTTTATGAACATAATAGACCACACGGAGGGgcagtgtgcacacacacagtaGATCTGCCACTGCTAAATTAATCATGTATACTTGGAAGGCTGACTTCTCATGATATGTTTTTATAAGAACATAGAGCACAAAACCATTGCCAAAGAAGCCCACAATGGAGATCATAGAGTACAAGGTGGAATATACTTGATTGCGGAAGTCATCAATAGTGTCATGGCATGTGTTATTACTAGCAGAAGGCACTGTCATATTTATGACATCATCCATGTCCCTAAGAATGTCTGCTTGGTGCCGtgcctacaattaaaaaaaaaaaaacttgttaatTTTTACCAGACCATAAATTATAGGAATTCCTAATGTTTCATTTCATAGTGTCACTATGTATACTTTTAAAACACAACAGTAAACACTATACTCAACCTCTGCATTATTTCTCAGTTTGCTTCCAAGTTATCTGTCTCTTCCATCATTGGTTCTCTGAACTCAAGTGCAATTGTGGTAAAAAGGGAAAATGCCTGTAGTTAGTTAATCCACTTTTTTTTCGTCAGTCCTGTATTAGGTGTTTTCTCCAAACTGGATGATAGTATGCTATGAGGCACTAGATGGTGCTGTTGAAATTTCTGACACAGCCTTTGAAGAAccacacttgaaaaaaaattgataattcTTATCATTCCTTACTACGATCATCACCTCTGAATCCATCCTGCTACAAACTCTTTCCAGAATAATTTTTCATACATTACAGCTTTGAATTATGTCATGCCTTTGCTATAAAACCTTCAATCATTCCCCATTGCGTTCAGAATAAGATCCAGACCTCTTAACCTGATATTTAAGGCTCtctacaaaaccaaaaataataataataataatttttttttcaaatctggcTGCATCTTACTTTTCCCAGATTCTCTCTCACTTCTCCCCTTTACACATCCTATAGTTTAATAAAACAACTATTTTGCTACAGGGACATGCCCTGCATGTTTTTCCACCTGCCTgtctccttttttgtctttttctatgGTATTTCTTTTCCAAAAGTGTCCTTTCCTCCATCTATGCTTATGCAAAATATAATAATCCCTTAGCTCAAATTACACCTTCTTGACCGAGCCTTCCCTCAGCCTCTTCCATAGTAATTTCTATCTTTGTTGAACTTCTGCTGTTGGTggtgggtgccattgagtcaattctgactcatagcaaccccatgtgacaaagcagaactggcctcatagagttttcttggcagcaatcttttggaagcagatcccaggGCCTTTCTCTTGTGGATCTGTTGGGTGAGTTCGGACCacaaacattttggttagcagtccagcacttaactgttgcgccaccagtgCTACTTGTTGTACTTCTATGGCACTTTAAATCTATCTTGTATCAATGATTTGTATACAAATGCTATCTTTCCTATCAGGctgactgttgctgttgttgttaggttccctcCAGTCacttccaacacatagcaaccatatgtacatagcaaccatatgtacatcagaatgaatcactgcctggacctacaccatcctcacaaatcgTTGCTATCACTtaagctcatcattgcagccactatgtcaatccatctcattgagggtctttcttttgctgaccctctactttgccaagcatgatgtcctccagggactggcccctcctgataacatgtccaaagtaagttaaagtcttgccacccttccttctaatgagcattctggttgtgctccttccaagacagatttgtttgttattttggcaggccatggtatattcaacattcttcaccaacaccataatttaatggcattaattcttcttccttcttctttatttgttgtccagcttttgaatgcatatgaggcaattgaaaatatcatggctcaggtcaggtgtaccttagtcctcaaaatgacatctttgctttttaacactttaaaaaggtcttttgtagcagatttgaccaatgtaagatgtcgtttgatttcttgactgctgcttccatgggcgttgagtgtgtatccaagcaaaatgaaatccttgacaactgcagtaTTTTctacgtttatcatgatgtttttttattggtccacttgtgaggatttttgttttctttatgttgaggtgcaaaccatactgaaagctgtagtctttgatcttcatcactaagtgcttcaagtcctcttcacattcaccaagcaaggttgtgtcatttgcatatcaaagGTTATTAATGGGTCTTCTTCCTATCCTGATGCAacttcttcttcacatagtccaggtacttggcttatttgctcagcatacagattaaataagtacggtgaaaggacacaatcctgacacacacctttcctgattttaaaccacgcagtatcccccgttctgtttgaacaactgcctcttggtctgtgtacaggttccacgtgagcacagttaagtgttctggaattcccatttttcacagtgttatccataatttgacatgatccacacagtcaaatgcttttgcatggtaaaacaaaacaaaggtaaacatcttgccagtattctctgcttttagccaaggtccatctgacatcggcaatgatacctctcgttccaggtcctcttctgaatctggcttgattttctggcatttttctgttgatgtactgatattaatgatatagttcgataatttcttcattctgttggatcacttttctttggaatggatacagatacggatctcttccagtctgttggccaggtagctgtctcccaaatttcttggcatagacaagtgagcacctccggtgctgtatctgtttgtcgaaacatctcaattgttgttccgtcaattcatggagccttgttttcaccaatgccttcagtgcagcttggacttctttcagtaccaaggttcttgatcatatgctacctcctgaaatggttgaacatcaaccaattctttttggtgcagtgactccgtgtattctttctgacttcttttgatgcttcctgagtagttcgatattttgcccatagaattcctcagtattgcaacccgaggcttcaattttttcttcagtttttttcagtttgagaaatgccaacagtgttgttcccttttggttttctatctccaggtctgtgcacatttcattataatatcttactttgccttctcaagctgccctctgaaatctgtttagctcttttacttcatttcctcCATTCATTTTAGTTGAtctatgttcaacagcaagtttcagagtctcttctgggatccattttggtcttttctttctttcctgtcttttaatgaccttttgctttcctcaggtatgacgtccttgatgtcatcccacaacttatctggtctttggtcattaatgttcaatgcatcaaaactattcttgagatagtctctaaattcaagtgggatatactcaaggtcatactttgactctcgtggacttgttttaattttcttctgtttcaacttgaacttgcatatgagcaattgatggtctgttctgcagtttaccccagccttgttctgactgatgatattgagcttttccatcatctctttccacagatgtagtcgatttgattcctgcatattccatctggcgaggtccatgtgtatagaaaaaaaaatgtgtatagtccctgtttatgttgttgaaaaaaagtgttTGCAATGAGTTAGTCATTAGTCTTTcaaaattctctcatgtgatctctggcattgtttctattgccaaggccatattttcattctgctttgtttccaactttcacattccaatcaccagaaattatcatacatcttgattgtatatttgatcaatttcagactgtagaagttgttaaaaatgttcaatttcttcatctttggcattagtggctggtgtgtaaatttgagtaatagtcatattaactggttttccttcttgttgttgttcttaggtgccatccagtcggttccaattcatagtgaccctatgtgcaacagaagggaacactggtggtcctgtgccattctcactatcatttttatgtttgatcctattgttgcagccactgtgtcaattcatctcattgaggatcttcctctttttcattgaccctgtactattccaaacatgatgtccttctccagggactggtccctcctgataacatgtccaaagtattttagatgatgtcttgccatcctggcttctaataagcatctgtctgtacttctttcaagatagattagttctttcttctgacagcccatggtatattcccaatattcttcaccaatatcataattcaaaggcatcaattcttcttcagtcctccttattcattgtccagctttcacatgcttatgaggtgaccaaaaacaccatggcttgggtcaggaacaccttagtccttaaagtgacatctttgctttttaacactttaaagaggttgtttgcagcagatttgcccaatgcaatgcgtcttttgatttcttgagtgctccttccatgggcgttgattgtggatccaagtaaaatgaaatccttgacaactacaatattttctgtttatcatgatgttgcttattggctcaattgtggagatttttgttttctttatgctgttgtgtaatccatacggaaggctgtggtctttgatcttcatcagtaagtgcttcaagtcctcttcaatttcagcaagcaagtttgtgtcatgtgcatatcacaggttgttaatgagtcttccttgtaggcttatggatattatcctaacactgacctcATTGTATtaaggacagatcttgaaatgttctttttgaggatgactGCAATGCCAGTCCTCTTGTTTATGAATAAAAACCCACTCCACACAGGGCCTAGCATATATGTACCTTGCTCATAAATACTCAATAAGTTAAtttaatgaatgaacaaatgaatgatgaAACAAGTTTATCATTTGAAGGTATTATCATTTGAATCTTTAGAGTTATGTTCTCATTCTAATATAATTCAAAAGCGTTACAGCTTCAGAGCCTGAAGTTATTCTGTAAGTAAATTGCTTCCAAAAGTATTAAGGAAGGTACTAAATCATAAGGATAATCATAAGGTTAAAACACATCTATACCATTGACACAGACTAAACCaaagacaaaccaaacccagtgctgtcgagtcaattccgactcatagcgaccctataggacagagcagaactgccccatagagtttccaaggagcgcctggcgggttcaaactgccgaccctttggttagcggctgtagcacttaaccactatgccaccagggtttctgacgcAGGCTaagcatttgtttgttttatttaaatctcttaaatattataaataatctTGAAATTTCCAGTTCTTTGAATGAAAGATGCcaaataaaagtaataaataaCTTAATGAAAACATGCAAAGAGACATATGATCTTTAGTCCTATTAATACACTTCCCAACCTTTACTGAACAAAACAAgcttttctagaaatttttatatttaggttcaATTGTTTATTTACAATTGTAATTCAAGGCAATGCCTCATATTAAACCATAAAAGAAGCCTGTAAAAATTATAAACAATTAATGAGTCCTAGCCCTagagatgcagtggttaagagctacagcaagctaaggctgctaaccaaaagatgggcagtttgaatccaccatctgctccttgggaaccctatggggcagttttactctgtcctatggggtggctatgagttggaattgacttgacggcaacaggttttttttggtttagaggagTAGAGATCATTCCGTCCAAGCCACTCATTAGCTTTACTTgtcttaaacaatatttaatttttatagaatttAATGA is drawn from Loxodonta africana isolate mLoxAfr1 chromosome X, mLoxAfr1.hap2, whole genome shotgun sequence and contains these coding sequences:
- the CYSLTR1 gene encoding cysteinyl leukotriene receptor 1 is translated as MDDVINMTVPSASNNTCHDTIDDFRNQVYSTLYSMISIVGFFGNGFVLYVLIKTYHEKSAFQVYMINLAVADLLCVCTLPLRVVYYVHKGIWFFGDFLCRLSTYALYVNLYCSIFFMTAMSFFRCVAIVFPVQNINLVTQKKARFVCIGIWIFVILTSSPFLMSKSYKDEKNHTKCFEPPKDSKAKNYVLILHYVSLFLGFIIPFVIITVCYTMIILTLLKNSMKKNLSSRRKAVGMIIVVTAAFLISFMPYHIQRTIHLHFLHNETQPCDSVLRMQKSVVVTLSLAASNCCFDPLLYFFSGGNFRRRLSTFRKHSLSSVTFAPKKKASLPEKGEEICKE